Proteins from a genomic interval of Chryseobacterium indologenes:
- the paaB gene encoding 1,2-phenylacetyl-CoA epoxidase subunit B — protein MANLDMWEVFIQTKPGLSHKHVGVVQAPTAEMALQNARDVYTRRKEGTSVWVVPSKYIVTSEGVDKEAFFDPADDKLYRHPTFYEIPNDVKNM, from the coding sequence ATGGCAAATTTAGATATGTGGGAAGTGTTTATTCAGACTAAACCGGGATTATCTCACAAACATGTTGGAGTTGTACAGGCCCCAACAGCAGAAATGGCTTTACAAAACGCAAGAGACGTTTATACAAGAAGAAAAGAAGGAACTTCTGTTTGGGTAGTTCCAAGCAAATATATCGTGACTTCTGAAGGTGTGGATAAAGAAGCTTTCTTTGATCCGGCTGATGACAAATTATATCGTCACCCGACTTTCTACGAGATTCCAAACGATGTGAAAAATATGTAA
- the paaC gene encoding phenylacetate-CoA oxygenase subunit PaaC, with protein sequence MNALYNYLLKLADDSFIMGQRLSEWCGQGPYLEEDIALTNIALDELGQANNFYVYASRLIDNGKSEDDIAFLRYEHEYINAHWTELPNEDYAQTILKTYVFSVYQKLMYEALSSSADEELSAIAQKSLKEVRYHYTHTSSWMKIFAQGTEESRTRLENAIENIWEYTKGLFAKSEGEDDLVVLNIVPNVDDLYKEFVAITEKDFQSFGLEYPTNPFMQPKSRTGYHTEYFGYILCELQYMQRAYPGCTW encoded by the coding sequence ATGAACGCACTATATAATTATTTACTGAAATTAGCTGATGACAGCTTCATTATGGGCCAGAGACTATCCGAATGGTGTGGACAGGGACCATATCTTGAGGAAGACATTGCATTAACCAATATTGCTTTGGATGAGCTGGGCCAGGCTAATAACTTTTACGTCTATGCGTCACGGCTTATAGACAATGGTAAAAGTGAAGATGATATTGCCTTCTTAAGATACGAGCATGAATATATCAACGCCCACTGGACAGAGCTTCCCAATGAAGATTATGCACAGACCATCCTTAAAACATACGTCTTTTCTGTCTATCAGAAATTAATGTATGAAGCATTATCAAGCTCTGCGGATGAAGAACTTTCTGCAATTGCACAGAAATCATTAAAAGAGGTAAGGTATCACTATACCCATACTTCTTCGTGGATGAAAATCTTTGCCCAGGGAACAGAAGAAAGCCGTACACGTTTAGAGAATGCAATTGAAAATATCTGGGAATACACCAAAGGCCTTTTTGCCAAATCAGAAGGCGAGGATGATCTTGTTGTCCTGAATATCGTTCCCAATGTCGATGACTTGTACAAAGAGTTCGTTGCCATCACAGAAAAAGATTTCCAAAGCTTTGGATTAGAATATCCAACGAATCCGTTTATGCAGCCGAAATCCAGAACAGGATATCACACAGAATACTTCGGATATATTCTTTGCGAACTTCAATATATGCAGAGGGCATATCCGGGATGTACTTGGTAA
- the paaJ gene encoding phenylacetate-CoA oxygenase subunit PaaJ, which produces MNNLLHLLKTIPDPEIPVIDIVELGIVRDAQITGENTCEVTITPTYSACPAMFTIEEDIIKMMKENGWDAKVVTKMFPIWTTDWLTDEAREKLRAFGITPPEKGADEHHIGKPKKCPRCGSMNSKQISRFGSTLCKASYQCLDCLEPFDYFKCH; this is translated from the coding sequence ATGAACAACTTATTACACTTATTAAAAACCATTCCCGATCCGGAAATCCCGGTCATTGATATCGTGGAATTGGGAATCGTGAGAGATGCACAAATCACTGGTGAGAATACTTGTGAAGTGACCATTACGCCTACTTATTCTGCGTGTCCTGCAATGTTTACCATCGAAGAGGATATTATCAAAATGATGAAGGAAAATGGTTGGGATGCAAAAGTAGTGACCAAAATGTTTCCGATCTGGACAACAGACTGGTTGACAGATGAAGCGAGAGAGAAACTTCGTGCTTTCGGAATCACCCCTCCGGAAAAAGGAGCCGATGAACATCATATCGGAAAACCGAAAAAATGTCCACGCTGTGGTTCTATGAACTCAAAACAGATCAGCAGATTCGGATCTACCCTGTGCAAAGCCTCATATCAGTGCTTAGACTGCCTGGAACCGTTTGATTATTTTAAATGTCATTAA